One Actinoplanes missouriensis 431 DNA segment encodes these proteins:
- a CDS encoding DUF3107 domain-containing protein: MEVKIGVQQSPRELVLESAQTPAEVEQAVSEALAKDGVLTLTDEKGRKVIIPVAKVAYVEIAEASHRPFGFTTR, from the coding sequence GTGGAGGTCAAGATCGGCGTGCAGCAGTCGCCGCGTGAGCTTGTGCTGGAGAGCGCGCAGACCCCGGCGGAGGTCGAGCAGGCGGTGTCCGAGGCGCTGGCCAAGGACGGCGTCCTGACGCTTACGGACGAGAAGGGCCGCAAGGTGATCATCCCGGTCGCCAAGGTGGCCTACGTGGAGATCGCCGAGGCGTCGCACCGCCCGTTCGGGTTCACGACGCGCTAA
- a CDS encoding TetR/AcrR family transcriptional regulator — protein MTAASGGAQTARPTRLPRSARRKQLLAAAQQVFVAHGYHAAAMDDIAERAGVSKPVLYQHFPGKLELYLALLDTHCDAIIAKVRSAMLATPDNKERVKGAVRAYFDFMDHESEAFRLVFESDLRNDPQVRQRVERVEQGCIAAVTDTIISDTGLRPDQAELLASGLAGAAGQAAQFWLANGRRTPKAEAEALVAALIWRGIASFPLQGGSSAGTPPEIG, from the coding sequence ATGACCGCTGCGTCCGGCGGGGCACAGACCGCCCGACCGACCCGTCTGCCACGTTCCGCGCGCCGCAAGCAGCTGCTGGCCGCGGCGCAGCAGGTCTTCGTCGCCCACGGCTATCACGCCGCGGCGATGGACGACATCGCGGAGCGTGCGGGGGTGTCGAAGCCCGTTCTCTACCAGCACTTCCCCGGCAAGCTGGAGCTTTACCTGGCCCTGCTGGACACGCACTGCGACGCGATAATCGCCAAGGTGCGGAGCGCCATGCTGGCCACTCCCGACAACAAGGAACGTGTCAAAGGCGCGGTCCGTGCGTACTTCGACTTCATGGACCACGAGAGTGAGGCGTTCCGGCTCGTCTTCGAGTCGGACCTGCGCAACGACCCACAGGTGCGCCAGCGGGTCGAGCGGGTCGAGCAGGGCTGCATCGCGGCTGTGACCGACACCATCATCTCGGACACCGGGCTCCGCCCGGATCAGGCCGAGCTCCTCGCGTCCGGCCTGGCCGGAGCTGCCGGACAGGCCGCGCAGTTCTGGCTGGCGAACGGCCGGCGTACGCCCAAAGCTGAAGCCGAAGCGCTCGTAGCAGCGCTGATCTGGCGCGGGATAGCCAGCTTCCCGCTCCAGGGAGGTTCATCAGCCGGAACGCCGCCGGAAATCGGATAG